A window of Elusimicrobiota bacterium contains these coding sequences:
- a CDS encoding Gfo/Idh/MocA family oxidoreductase, with product MNQKTFIVIGAGHRGRIYSRVAKLFPDRARIVGIAEPNDFYRDYMVKEYNIPLENVYTDWKQLAGQKKIADAVIIATQDKMHAEPAVAFANLGYHIMLEKPMATTETDCRRIVDAVIKNKIIFAVCHVMRYTNFTHNLKSILDSGVIGDIVTVQHLENVGYWHQAHSYVRGNWRNEQLSSPMLLAKSCHDMDWLRYIMNVRCRKVSSFGYLTYFKRANQPKGAADRCFDCNVESTCPYSAIKIYLRHAANNRFGWPVDVVTHEKTYTAVHEAIKTGPYGRCVFACDNNVVDNQVVNLDFDGDRTCVFTMTAFNKTGHRKTRIFGTRGEIYGDGLNIIERYDFLTDKTEIIDLSKQGPVTSGHGGGDNGLAGSFLDALIKDDPSTILSGPKETLESHLMVFAAEKARKENRVVDIEL from the coding sequence ATGAACCAAAAAACATTTATTGTAATCGGTGCAGGTCATCGCGGGCGTATATATTCTCGGGTCGCAAAATTGTTTCCCGATAGAGCGCGGATCGTTGGTATAGCGGAACCCAACGATTTTTATCGCGATTATATGGTAAAAGAATATAACATCCCTCTGGAGAATGTGTATACCGATTGGAAACAGTTGGCGGGACAAAAAAAGATTGCCGATGCTGTGATCATAGCTACACAAGACAAAATGCATGCGGAACCCGCAGTAGCGTTTGCCAATCTCGGCTATCACATAATGCTTGAGAAACCTATGGCTACCACAGAAACCGACTGCCGGCGTATCGTTGACGCAGTTATAAAAAACAAAATTATTTTCGCAGTATGCCATGTAATGCGGTATACAAACTTTACACATAACCTCAAATCAATCCTTGATTCCGGTGTTATTGGCGATATTGTCACTGTACAGCATCTTGAGAATGTGGGGTACTGGCATCAAGCGCATTCGTATGTCCGGGGTAACTGGCGGAATGAACAACTGTCCTCTCCGATGTTGTTAGCCAAATCATGCCATGATATGGACTGGTTAAGGTATATAATGAACGTACGGTGCAGAAAAGTTTCATCTTTTGGGTATCTCACGTATTTCAAACGCGCAAATCAACCGAAAGGCGCAGCGGATCGGTGTTTTGACTGCAACGTAGAGTCCACATGTCCATACTCTGCGATTAAGATATATCTTCGCCACGCAGCGAATAATAGGTTCGGCTGGCCGGTGGACGTAGTGACACACGAGAAAACCTATACCGCTGTACATGAAGCCATAAAAACAGGCCCTTACGGCCGTTGCGTGTTCGCTTGTGACAACAATGTTGTGGATAATCAGGTGGTCAACCTCGATTTTGACGGTGACCGTACGTGTGTGTTTACAATGACTGCGTTTAATAAAACAGGGCACCGTAAAACGCGTATCTTTGGAACCCGGGGTGAAATCTATGGCGACGGGTTGAATATCATTGAACGATACGATTTTCTTACGGACAAAACTGAAATCATAGATCTTAGTAAACAAGGGCCTGTTACCAGCGGGCATGGCGGGGGAGATAATGGATTGGCTGGCAGTTTCCTTGATGCGTTAATCAAAGACGATCCTTCTACGATCCTTTCCGGGCCGAAGGAAACGCTGGAGTCACACCTTATGGTCTTCGCTGCGGAGAAAGCACGGAAAGAAAACCGGGTGGTTGATATTGAGTTATGA